One stretch of Vulpes lagopus strain Blue_001 chromosome 12, ASM1834538v1, whole genome shotgun sequence DNA includes these proteins:
- the FAM222B gene encoding protein FAM222B isoform X1, producing the protein MLACLPGPGDLSFQLLSHTQMNTGLQKWDTTQKMRAAHYPTPAELDAYAKKVANNPLTIKIFPNSVKVPQRKHVRRTVNGLDTSAQRYSPYPTQAATKAGLLAIVKVPAKSILKDFDGTRARLLPEAIMNPPVAPYATVAPSTLAHPQAQALARQQALQHAQTLAHAPPQTLQHPQGIPPPQALSHPQSLQQPQGLGHPQPMAQTQGLVHPPALSHQGLQHPPNPLLHGGRKMPDSDAPPNVTVSTSTIPLSMAATLQHSQPPDLSSIVHQINQFCQTRAGISTTSVCEGQIANPSPISRSLLINASTRVSTHSVPTPMPSCVVNPMEHTHAATAALPAAGPVNLPTGISRAPTGYPSDLKPVAWNQHQLAHLQQMCSEAGGTPAPGLTGKHAAGRELAGPGFVGKAPAYPQELCLAQSFHLKPPLEKPTPSPPVNGLAAPLAYPNGHYFQPLWNNILPTPNSDSSGSQDLAMPFHGGQPTGAPLDCGTAAGAHYRAGTGGGPVASQNSLMQTVDYLSGDFQQACFREQSLAMLSKAHRAPGNRAPDPTDSRNLHIQHPGYR; encoded by the coding sequence ggGACACTACACAGAAAATGAGAGCTGCTCACTATCCTACCCCAGCCGAATTGGACGCGTATGCTAAGAAGGTCGCAAACAACCCACTGACTATAAAAATCTTCCCCAACAGTGTGAAGGTTCCCCAGCGGAAACACGTTCGTCGTACTGTGAACGGCCTCGACACATCAGCCCAGCGCTACAGCCCCTACCCGACTCAGGCTGCCACCAAGGCAGGCCTGCTTGCCATTGTCAAAGTGCCAGCCAAAAGCATACTCAAGGACTTTGACGGCACCCGAGCCCGATTGCTCCCTGAGGCCATCATGAACCCCCCAGTGGCGCCCTATGCTACTGTGGCACCCAGCACTTTagcccacccccaggcccaggctctgGCCCGCCAGCAGGCCCTGCAGCATGCACAGACCCTGGCCCATGCCCCTCCCCAGACGCTGCAGCACCCTCAGGGTATCCCGCCACCCCAGGCGCTGTCCCAccctcagagcctccagcagCCTCAGGGCCTGGGCCACCCTCAGCCCATGGCCCAAACCCAGGGCCTGGTCCACCCTCCAGCCCTGTCTCACCAGGGTCTCCAGCACCCCCCCAATCCCTTGCTGCATGGAGGTCGGAAGATGCCAGACTCAGATGCCCCCCCGAATGTGACCGTGTCTACCTCAACTATCCCCCTTTCAATGGCGGCCACCCTGCAGCACAGCCAGCCCCCGGACCTGAGCAGCATCGTGCACCAGATCAACCAGTTTTGCCAGACGAGGGCAGGCATCAGCACTACCTCAGTGTGTGAGGGCCAGATCGCCAATCCAAGCCCCATTAGTCGCAGTCTGCTCATCAATGCAAGCACCCGGGTGTCGACCCACAGCGTCCCCACGCCAATGCCTTCATGTGTGGTCAATCCCATGGAGCACACCCATGCGGCCACAGCCGCACTGCCTGCCGCAGGCCCTGTCAACCTGCCCACAGGCATCTCTCGAGCCCCCACTGGCTACCCTAGCGACCTCAAGCCAGTCGCCTGGAACCAGCACCAGCTGGCTCACCTACAGCAGATGTGCAGTGAGGCTGGTGGGACGCCGGCCCCTGGCCTGACAGGCAAGCATGCAGCAGGACGCGAGTTGGCAGGGCCTGGCTTTGTGGGCAAGGCCCCTGCCTACCCGCAGGAACTCTGCCTGGCACAGTCCTTCCATCTGAAGCCACCCCTGGAGAAGCCAACCCCATCCCCGCCCGTCAACGGCCTGGCAGCCCCACTGGCCTACCCCAATGGTCACTACTTCCAACCCCTGTGGAACAACATTCTGCCCACTCCCAATAGCGACAGCTCGGGGTCTCAGGACCTCGCCATGCCGTTCCATGGTGGGCAGCCCACGGGTGCACCCCTTGACTGTGGGACGGCTGCTGGGGCCCACTACCGAGCAGGGACTGGGGGCGGTCCAGTGGCAAGCCAGAACAGCTTGATGCAAACAGTGGATTACCTAAGTGGGGATTTCCAGCAGGCCTGCTTTCGAGAACAGAGCCTGGCCATGCTGAGCAAGGCCCACCGAGCCCCTGGCAACCGAGCCCCTGATCCCACAGATAGTCGAAATCTTCATATTCAGCACCCTGGGTATAGATAG
- the FAM222B gene encoding protein FAM222B isoform X2 produces the protein MNPPVAPYATVAPSTLAHPQAQALARQQALQHAQTLAHAPPQTLQHPQGIPPPQALSHPQSLQQPQGLGHPQPMAQTQGLVHPPALSHQGLQHPPNPLLHGGRKMPDSDAPPNVTVSTSTIPLSMAATLQHSQPPDLSSIVHQINQFCQTRAGISTTSVCEGQIANPSPISRSLLINASTRVSTHSVPTPMPSCVVNPMEHTHAATAALPAAGPVNLPTGISRAPTGYPSDLKPVAWNQHQLAHLQQMCSEAGGTPAPGLTGKHAAGRELAGPGFVGKAPAYPQELCLAQSFHLKPPLEKPTPSPPVNGLAAPLAYPNGHYFQPLWNNILPTPNSDSSGSQDLAMPFHGGQPTGAPLDCGTAAGAHYRAGTGGGPVASQNSLMQTVDYLSGDFQQACFREQSLAMLSKAHRAPGNRAPDPTDSRNLHIQHPGYR, from the coding sequence ATGAACCCCCCAGTGGCGCCCTATGCTACTGTGGCACCCAGCACTTTagcccacccccaggcccaggctctgGCCCGCCAGCAGGCCCTGCAGCATGCACAGACCCTGGCCCATGCCCCTCCCCAGACGCTGCAGCACCCTCAGGGTATCCCGCCACCCCAGGCGCTGTCCCAccctcagagcctccagcagCCTCAGGGCCTGGGCCACCCTCAGCCCATGGCCCAAACCCAGGGCCTGGTCCACCCTCCAGCCCTGTCTCACCAGGGTCTCCAGCACCCCCCCAATCCCTTGCTGCATGGAGGTCGGAAGATGCCAGACTCAGATGCCCCCCCGAATGTGACCGTGTCTACCTCAACTATCCCCCTTTCAATGGCGGCCACCCTGCAGCACAGCCAGCCCCCGGACCTGAGCAGCATCGTGCACCAGATCAACCAGTTTTGCCAGACGAGGGCAGGCATCAGCACTACCTCAGTGTGTGAGGGCCAGATCGCCAATCCAAGCCCCATTAGTCGCAGTCTGCTCATCAATGCAAGCACCCGGGTGTCGACCCACAGCGTCCCCACGCCAATGCCTTCATGTGTGGTCAATCCCATGGAGCACACCCATGCGGCCACAGCCGCACTGCCTGCCGCAGGCCCTGTCAACCTGCCCACAGGCATCTCTCGAGCCCCCACTGGCTACCCTAGCGACCTCAAGCCAGTCGCCTGGAACCAGCACCAGCTGGCTCACCTACAGCAGATGTGCAGTGAGGCTGGTGGGACGCCGGCCCCTGGCCTGACAGGCAAGCATGCAGCAGGACGCGAGTTGGCAGGGCCTGGCTTTGTGGGCAAGGCCCCTGCCTACCCGCAGGAACTCTGCCTGGCACAGTCCTTCCATCTGAAGCCACCCCTGGAGAAGCCAACCCCATCCCCGCCCGTCAACGGCCTGGCAGCCCCACTGGCCTACCCCAATGGTCACTACTTCCAACCCCTGTGGAACAACATTCTGCCCACTCCCAATAGCGACAGCTCGGGGTCTCAGGACCTCGCCATGCCGTTCCATGGTGGGCAGCCCACGGGTGCACCCCTTGACTGTGGGACGGCTGCTGGGGCCCACTACCGAGCAGGGACTGGGGGCGGTCCAGTGGCAAGCCAGAACAGCTTGATGCAAACAGTGGATTACCTAAGTGGGGATTTCCAGCAGGCCTGCTTTCGAGAACAGAGCCTGGCCATGCTGAGCAAGGCCCACCGAGCCCCTGGCAACCGAGCCCCTGATCCCACAGATAGTCGAAATCTTCATATTCAGCACCCTGGGTATAGATAG